The following are encoded together in the Chromatiaceae bacterium genome:
- a CDS encoding DNA polymerase III subunit delta', with amino-acid sequence MTTPAPLEASPPWLKEPWAALQGARQADRFPHALLLTGPAGVGKRRLLEALAHSLLCHGTLAGGWACGQCPDCRLLAAGTHPDLARVGPDEEGKSGEIKVDAIRALAGAEGLTAHRGGWKLILIDPAHRLNTSAANALLKTLEEPAPSTLLCLVSEQPSRLPATIRSRCQVLRLAVPPEAEALAWLAPRTAGFDAATLLHLAHGAPLRALELANPEHLALRDRLIRGFVEVAQGKRDPLAEAATWNQAEPALLLEWLGGWVSDLLRLIPELIGSRPRLINADWAGDFRTLADQVDPAAGHRFLRQVWRVGASDTTNLNRLLLFETWLLEWARLYSPAAGHHSR; translated from the coding sequence ATGACCACCCCCGCGCCTCTGGAAGCCTCGCCCCCCTGGCTCAAGGAGCCTTGGGCGGCCCTGCAAGGCGCTCGTCAGGCCGATCGCTTTCCCCATGCCCTGCTCCTGACGGGCCCCGCGGGGGTAGGCAAGCGCCGCCTGCTTGAGGCCCTGGCCCATTCCCTTCTGTGCCACGGCACCCTGGCCGGGGGATGGGCCTGCGGCCAGTGCCCGGATTGCCGCCTGCTGGCCGCCGGCACCCATCCGGACCTGGCGCGCGTGGGGCCCGACGAGGAGGGCAAGTCCGGCGAGATCAAGGTTGACGCCATCCGCGCCCTGGCCGGCGCCGAGGGCCTGACCGCCCATCGGGGTGGCTGGAAGCTGATCCTCATCGACCCGGCGCATCGCCTGAATACCTCCGCCGCCAACGCCCTGCTCAAGACCCTGGAGGAGCCGGCGCCCAGCACCCTCCTGTGCCTGGTCAGCGAGCAGCCCAGCCGCCTGCCAGCCACCATTCGCAGCCGTTGTCAGGTCTTGCGCCTGGCCGTCCCGCCCGAGGCGGAGGCCCTGGCCTGGCTGGCCCCCAGAACCGCGGGGTTCGATGCCGCGACCCTACTGCACCTGGCCCATGGCGCCCCCTTGCGCGCCCTGGAACTGGCCAACCCGGAGCATCTGGCCCTGCGTGATCGTCTGATCCGGGGTTTCGTTGAGGTGGCGCAGGGCAAGCGCGATCCCCTCGCCGAGGCGGCGACCTGGAACCAGGCCGAACCGGCGCTGCTCCTCGAATGGCTGGGGGGCTGGGTCAGCGACCTCTTGCGGCTCATCCCGGAACTGATCGGGTCGCGGCCGCGGCTGATCAATGCCGACTGGGCGGGTGATTTCCGGACCCTGGCGGACCAGGTGGACCCCGCCGCCGGTCATCGCTTCCTGCGCCAGGTCTGGCGGGTGGGCGCCAGTGACACCACCAATCTCAACCGCCTGCTGCTCTTTGAGACCTGGCTCCTGGAGTGGGCCCGTCTCTATAGCCCCGCCGCCGGCCACCACTCACGCTAG
- the fabD gene encoding ACP S-malonyltransferase produces MSKPIAIIFPGQGSQSVGMLGELAAAWPLVGETFAEASDTLGMDLWQVASQGPRDLLDRTDTTQPAMLAAGVAVWRVWMQAGGLAPAWMAGHSLGEFTALVCAGALGYAEAIALVAQRGRFMQEAVPAGAGAMAAVLGLTDDQVVAVCAQAAQGGILEPVNFNSPGQVVIAGEAAAVERGIAAAKAAGAKRAILLPVSVPSHCALMRPAAERLAVTLAAITLQAPRIPVLHNVTVDAVSDPAAIRERLVRQLYSPVRWVETVRCLADQGVGLLLEAGPGKVLTGLTKRIDDRLEALAVLDPKGLALALEATNHA; encoded by the coding sequence ATGAGCAAACCGATCGCCATCATTTTTCCGGGGCAGGGGTCCCAATCCGTCGGCATGTTGGGCGAACTGGCGGCGGCCTGGCCGCTGGTGGGCGAGACCTTCGCCGAGGCCTCGGATACCCTGGGGATGGATCTCTGGCAAGTAGCCAGCCAGGGTCCCAGAGACTTGCTCGATCGTACCGATACCACCCAGCCCGCCATGCTCGCCGCAGGCGTCGCCGTCTGGCGGGTCTGGATGCAGGCGGGTGGCCTCGCGCCGGCCTGGATGGCGGGTCATAGCCTGGGTGAGTTTACCGCTCTGGTCTGCGCTGGGGCCCTGGGCTACGCCGAGGCCATCGCCCTGGTCGCCCAACGTGGCCGTTTCATGCAGGAGGCGGTGCCCGCCGGAGCGGGTGCCATGGCCGCCGTGCTGGGGCTTACCGATGACCAGGTCGTCGCAGTTTGTGCTCAAGCCGCCCAAGGCGGGATTCTGGAGCCCGTCAATTTCAATTCCCCGGGCCAGGTGGTCATCGCCGGCGAGGCGGCGGCGGTGGAACGTGGCATTGCCGCTGCCAAGGCCGCCGGCGCCAAGCGCGCCATCCTCCTGCCGGTCAGCGTCCCCTCCCACTGCGCCCTGATGCGCCCCGCCGCCGAGCGACTGGCGGTGACCCTGGCGGCCATCACCCTCCAGGCGCCCCGTATTCCCGTGCTGCACAATGTCACCGTTGATGCCGTGTCGGATCCAGCGGCGATCCGCGAGCGCCTGGTGCGCCAGCTTTACAGCCCGGTGCGTTGGGTCGAAACGGTGCGGTGCCTGGCGGACCAGGGGGTGGGGTTGTTGCTGGAGGCCGGACCTGGAAAGGTCCTGACGGGCCTGACCAAACGCATCGATGATCGGCTGGAGGCCCTGGCGGTCCTGGACCCCAAGGGCCTGGCCCTAGCTCTGGAGGCAACGAATCATGCTTGA
- the mltG gene encoding endolytic transglycosylase MltG, which produces MWRSATPLASAAPTVPSSSGESEARGEAQPGLAQDAASAGDALGPPVALSQDAITGPEGGAGQLPPASLPRRRRFGKLGFLLLLVLALGLAGLGLRFHFDAFKERPLALPTTAGPDQPFLFEIPLGMSLRTLAQELTALGVLDHPYYFLALAYLRGDAGRVKAGEYEISPGMTPVALLDRVVKNQVYQRSVTLIEGWTLAQLLAALARNDRLVAKLEGTTPEDLMAALGRPDQHPEGRFFPDTYRFTKGTSDLDILGRAAQAMDRVLAEEWWDRAPGLPLESPDQALVLASIIEKETGQAGERPAIAGVFIRRLQLGMRLQTDPTVIYGLGAAFDGDLRRADLTRDTPYNTYTRHGLPPTPIALPGRAALHAALHPEAGDSLYFVARGDGGHWFSATLEEHNQAVRRYQLGQRDEGGKP; this is translated from the coding sequence ATGTGGCGATCAGCAACTCCTTTGGCTTCGGCGGCACCAACGGTTCCCTCGTCTTCCGGCGAATCTGAGGCCAGGGGCGAGGCCCAGCCCGGCCTCGCCCAGGACGCCGCATCCGCGGGAGACGCCCTCGGACCACCGGTCGCCCTGTCCCAGGATGCCATAACCGGTCCCGAAGGAGGCGCTGGCCAGCTGCCCCCCGCCAGTCTCCCCAGGCGCCGCCGCTTCGGGAAGCTAGGGTTCCTCCTTCTGCTGGTTCTCGCCCTGGGCCTGGCCGGGCTGGGACTCCGCTTTCACTTTGATGCCTTCAAGGAGCGGCCCCTGGCCTTGCCCACCACGGCGGGGCCCGATCAACCCTTCCTGTTCGAAATCCCCCTCGGGATGTCCCTGCGCACCCTGGCCCAGGAGTTGACGGCCCTAGGGGTGCTGGACCATCCCTATTATTTCCTCGCCTTGGCCTACCTGCGTGGCGATGCGGGGCGGGTCAAGGCCGGGGAATACGAGATCAGCCCCGGCATGACCCCGGTGGCGCTGCTCGACAGGGTGGTCAAGAATCAGGTTTACCAGCGCTCCGTCACCCTCATCGAGGGCTGGACCCTGGCCCAACTCCTCGCGGCCCTGGCCCGGAATGATCGTCTGGTGGCTAAACTGGAGGGGACCACTCCCGAGGATTTGATGGCCGCCCTGGGCCGGCCGGATCAGCATCCCGAAGGACGCTTCTTTCCCGATACCTACCGCTTTACCAAGGGTACCAGCGATCTGGATATCCTGGGACGCGCCGCTCAGGCCATGGATCGGGTCCTGGCCGAGGAATGGTGGGACCGCGCCCCCGGCCTGCCTTTGGAGAGTCCCGATCAGGCCCTGGTGCTGGCCTCCATCATCGAGAAGGAGACGGGTCAGGCCGGCGAGCGCCCCGCCATCGCCGGCGTCTTCATCCGGCGACTCCAACTCGGCATGCGGCTCCAAACCGACCCCACGGTCATTTACGGGCTGGGTGCCGCCTTCGATGGTGACCTGCGCCGCGCCGATCTGACCCGGGATACGCCCTACAACACCTATACGCGGCATGGCCTGCCGCCCACCCCCATCGCGCTGCCCGGCCGGGCCGCCCTCCACGCGGCCCTGCACCCGGAGGCGGGCGATAGCCTCTACTTCGTCGCCAGGGGCGATGGTGGCCACTGGTTCTCCGCCACCCTGGAGGAGCACAATCAGGCGGTGAGACGTTATCAGTTGGGGCAGCGCGACGAGGGGGGCAAGCCATGA
- the fabF gene encoding beta-ketoacyl-ACP synthase II yields MSIRRVVVTGVGLVAPVGLDTKSGWESILAGRSGIQPITHFEIAPFSTRFGGPIYGFDPELYVAKKDVKKMDKFIHYGIGAGTQAMEDSGLEITEANCRRIGVAVGSGIGGIAGIENSYAAYLQGGPRKISPFFVPANIVNMVAGDLSIKYGLKGPNYSIVSACSTGTHNIGEAALMIRHGMVDAMLAGGAEMATTPVGLGGFAAAKALSTRNDAPQLASRPFDRDRDGFVLSDGAGVIMLEEYEMAKARGANIYAELVGFGMNSDAYHMTAPSENGEGAAECMRLALEMADLGPEQVDYINAHGTSTPAGDIAETKGIKRAFGEHAYQVAVSSTKSMTGHMLGAAGGAEAIFTLLAMRDQVAPPTINYDTPDPDCDLDYVPNVARPMKINVAISNSFGFGGTNGSLVFRRI; encoded by the coding sequence ATGTCGATCAGAAGGGTTGTGGTCACCGGCGTCGGCCTTGTCGCCCCGGTGGGGCTGGATACCAAGTCCGGGTGGGAGAGCATCCTGGCCGGGCGTAGCGGCATTCAGCCGATCACCCATTTCGAAATAGCGCCCTTTTCGACCCGGTTCGGTGGGCCTATATACGGTTTCGACCCCGAGCTCTACGTCGCCAAGAAGGACGTCAAGAAGATGGATAAGTTTATCCATTACGGCATTGGCGCCGGGACTCAGGCCATGGAGGACTCCGGCCTCGAGATCACGGAGGCCAATTGCCGCCGGATTGGCGTCGCCGTGGGCTCCGGTATTGGCGGTATCGCTGGTATCGAAAATAGCTACGCGGCCTATCTGCAGGGCGGGCCACGCAAGATTTCGCCCTTCTTCGTGCCGGCCAATATCGTCAACATGGTCGCTGGGGACCTCTCGATCAAATACGGCCTAAAGGGGCCTAATTACTCGATCGTGTCCGCTTGCAGTACCGGCACCCACAACATCGGCGAGGCGGCACTCATGATCCGTCATGGCATGGTCGATGCCATGCTGGCCGGCGGGGCCGAGATGGCTACGACCCCCGTCGGACTCGGCGGCTTTGCCGCCGCCAAGGCTCTCTCCACCCGTAACGACGCCCCCCAGCTTGCCAGTCGTCCTTTCGATCGTGACCGCGATGGTTTCGTCCTCAGCGATGGCGCCGGCGTCATCATGCTGGAAGAGTACGAGATGGCGAAGGCCCGCGGGGCTAATATCTACGCGGAACTGGTGGGTTTCGGCATGAATTCCGACGCCTATCACATGACTGCCCCCTCGGAGAATGGCGAGGGCGCCGCCGAGTGCATGCGCTTGGCCCTGGAGATGGCGGACCTGGGGCCCGAGCAGGTGGACTACATCAATGCCCACGGCACCTCGACCCCGGCGGGCGACATCGCCGAGACCAAGGGCATCAAACGCGCCTTCGGCGAGCATGCCTACCAGGTCGCCGTCAGCTCCACCAAATCCATGACCGGCCATATGCTGGGCGCCGCGGGCGGGGCCGAGGCCATCTTCACCCTCCTGGCCATGCGTGACCAGGTGGCCCCACCCACCATCAATTACGACACTCCCGACCCGGACTGCGACCTGGACTATGTGCCTAACGTCGCCCGCCCCATGAAGATCAATGTGGCGATCAGCAACTCCTTTGGCTTCGGCGGCACCAACGGTTCCCTCGTCTTCCGGCGAATCTGA
- a CDS encoding dTMP kinase produces the protein MKPRGRFITLEGIEGAGKSTQVALIQTTLEQEGLSVVLTREPGGAPIAERLRQVLLDPDCRGMSADAELLLVFAARAEHLAKTIHPALGRGDWVVCDRFTDASYAYQGGGRGLNPARIAVLEAWVQGDLRPDLTLLFDLTVDLGLARAAKRSVPDRFEGETARFFAGARAAYLARARAEPGRIRLIDASAPLDQVSQAVTAVIRAFAAGARDANP, from the coding sequence ATGAAGCCAAGGGGACGATTCATCACCCTGGAAGGCATCGAAGGCGCGGGCAAATCGACCCAGGTGGCCCTGATCCAGACCACCCTGGAGCAAGAGGGCCTGAGCGTCGTCCTCACCCGCGAGCCGGGCGGCGCCCCCATCGCCGAACGGCTGCGTCAGGTTCTGCTCGACCCCGACTGTCGGGGTATGTCCGCGGACGCCGAGCTGTTGCTGGTGTTTGCCGCCCGCGCCGAACACCTGGCCAAGACCATCCACCCGGCCCTGGGGCGGGGTGACTGGGTGGTCTGTGACCGCTTTACCGATGCCAGTTACGCCTATCAGGGCGGTGGCCGCGGCCTGAACCCGGCCCGCATCGCCGTGCTGGAGGCCTGGGTGCAGGGTGATCTGCGCCCGGACCTGACCCTGCTTTTCGATCTAACCGTGGACCTGGGGCTGGCGCGCGCCGCCAAGCGGTCGGTGCCGGATCGCTTCGAGGGCGAGACGGCGCGCTTCTTCGCGGGGGCCCGCGCCGCCTATCTGGCCCGGGCCCGGGCCGAGCCCGGGCGAATCCGTCTCATCGACGCCAGTGCCCCCCTTGACCAGGTGAGCCAGGCCGTTACCGCGGTCATCCGGGCCTTTGCCGCCGGTGCCAGGGATGCCAACCCATGA
- the acpP gene encoding acyl carrier protein: MSSVEERVRKIVVEQLGVKEEEVTLESSFVDDLGADSLDTVELVMALEEEFETEIPDEDAEKITTVKQAIDYINAHQA, translated from the coding sequence ATGAGCAGCGTTGAAGAGCGAGTCCGCAAGATCGTAGTGGAGCAGTTGGGTGTCAAGGAGGAAGAGGTGACCCTTGAATCCTCTTTCGTCGATGACCTCGGCGCCGACTCCCTGGATACCGTTGAGTTGGTGATGGCCCTGGAAGAGGAATTCGAAACCGAGATCCCGGATGAGGACGCCGAAAAGATCACCACGGTCAAGCAGGCCATTGATTACATCAACGCGCATCAGGCCTAA
- the fabG gene encoding 3-oxoacyl-ACP reductase FabG yields MMLEGDIALVTGASRGIGQAIALGLGRAGAVVAGTATTEAGADRISETLTAHGCQGAGLVLDVANPASVDSLMERLRLDLGEPSILVNNAGITRDNLLMRMKESDWNSILDTNLGSVYRMSKACLRAMTKARKGRIINVASVVAVMGNAGQTNYAAAKAGMMGFSKSLAREVGSRGITVNCVAPGLIDTDMTRALDEAHQQQILACIPLGRWGSVEEVAATVVFLASPGAAYITGETLHVNGGMWMV; encoded by the coding sequence ATCATGCTTGAAGGTGACATCGCCCTGGTCACGGGCGCCTCGCGCGGCATCGGCCAGGCCATCGCCCTGGGCCTGGGCCGGGCCGGGGCCGTGGTCGCGGGTACCGCCACCACCGAGGCCGGCGCCGACCGCATCAGCGAGACGCTGACTGCCCATGGCTGTCAGGGTGCCGGCCTGGTCCTCGATGTCGCCAATCCGGCCTCAGTTGACAGTCTTATGGAGCGTCTGAGGTTGGACTTGGGCGAGCCGAGCATTCTGGTCAATAACGCCGGCATCACGCGCGACAATCTCCTGATGCGCATGAAGGAATCCGATTGGAACAGTATCCTGGACACCAATCTCGGCTCGGTTTACCGCATGTCCAAGGCTTGCCTGCGCGCCATGACCAAGGCCCGCAAGGGGCGTATCATCAATGTCGCCTCGGTGGTGGCCGTCATGGGCAATGCCGGTCAGACCAATTACGCGGCGGCTAAGGCCGGCATGATGGGCTTCAGTAAGTCACTGGCGCGCGAAGTCGGTTCCCGGGGCATCACGGTCAACTGCGTGGCGCCGGGCCTGATCGACACCGACATGACCCGTGCCCTGGACGAGGCCCATCAGCAGCAAATCCTGGCCTGCATCCCTCTGGGGCGCTGGGGCTCGGTGGAAGAGGTGGCCGCGACCGTGGTCTTCCTGGCGTCACCCGGAGCGGCTTACATCACCGGCGAGACCCTGCATGTCAATGGCGGCATGTGGATGGTCTGA